TcttaggtcgtcagttcctgagaatcgacccctgatcaTTACATCAGAGATATCATATACCCACCATCTGCGCTACGTCCTGGGGGCTAAAATACCTGTTTTCTAATAATTATTGTTCTTGGTCACAATTAATTAACTTGTCTTTCTGTTGTCATCAAAAGTGAAATTTATTAGGGGTGTTTCAGTCATATTTATAAGTGTAGGAAGTACAAggacaaagtaaaattagaagCGGGGAATTCAATAAAAATTTGGTGTGGAATGGAATTTTTCTCAAGGCAGGCCCAATGTCTCAAAACGGGCCCAATAAAAACCTGAGGCGAGAGGAGCAACGTCCAAGcgtgcggcggcggcggcggcggcggcggcgagagAAGAGTGGGAGGCCCGAGAGTCGCCGGCGTTCTGCAGCTTGTGATGAGGACGGGGGAGGGCGATCCGGAACCTCTCAAGCTCCCTTCCGGTCCTGTTCTCTCCGCGGAACCACGGGTATTGAAGCGAAAGCATGAAGCGGACCGTCACAGGCACACGGCCGTCGAGACCAAGCGGCGGCGAACTAGAGGACGCGGGGAAGATGGGATTCGACGATGGGTCTTCTCACCACGAGATTTATCGTCTTCAATGCGTAAGGGACTCGCTTCCAACCGTTTCTTCTCCTCCGCCCATTGGAAATCGTGAATTGTAGGGTTCGGGCGTACCCCGGAACAGAATGTTCGTAACTAAGTAGACCGAATAGGGATCTTGGTAATTGTTTTCCATGAAAGCGTTAATCTTATATgataaaaatgttttttttttttagcttagAAAGTGGTAGATTCGTACCCGCCATGCTCTTCCTCTGCTCGAGtggatcaaattaattatttcaaatcTTATGATAATACGTCTTCTTAAATTTCTTGTAGTTATTTTACTTCATACACTTGTTTCTGTCGATGATTCTTATGTCTTTTAATTTCCATTGTGACCTTTTTCTGATTGTACTACGTCATTTTGGAAATGCTACAGGTATACAGTTGTGTTAAATTGTGTAGCACTACTACTTTCATCTTTTGAGCTTTATTTTGCTATTGTATTACCTTTTCACCTTTGTACTTCAAATGCAACTATTTTTACTCTTTTTATCGTACAATTTTGTCATCAATGCGTCTTTCATTTTGCAGAGAGGTTTGTAATTGTTTCATACAACCTTTTGGGAGTTGAAAATGCTTCGAAGCATTTGGATTTATATCATTCAGTTCCCTCTCACTGTCTTAATTGGGATAGACGGAAAAGGCAAATACACAAGGAACTGACTCTATATAATCCAAACATATTATGCTTCCAGGTATAGTAAAACTCCCTGATGCCTTTTTGTTTGTTCAATTTAGAAATATCATGCTTATGCTTATGCGTGTGCTTAATTCTGGTGTTGAAAAAGGGAGTTAATAGTACATGTTATGTTGTGATAGTGTGATTGTAGAGTAGTGGTCTTTCTCATAGTCAAATTGGCAGTACATTGTCCAATAAAAGCTGAATAAAAGAATCTTCAACATGGTTGTAGTACATTTGTATATGATATCCTTTTGAGTCCACGACATAAATTCTTACTGATGGACAATTCTAGTGGTTGTATATATTATACATTCTTTGGTGATTCACCAGGATAGTTACTCAATTTGGGTATTCAATCCTCAAGTTGACAACTATCATTGATCTACAGGAGGTTGATAAATTTGATGAGTTGGCCAGTCTTTTTCAGACAGATGGCTATGCTGGTATTTATAAGGTGTGTTTTGAGCTAAACtggatttttttttcctcctatatTGTTGTATTTTTCATATGTTGGCTGTTTCAGCAACGGACCGGGGAAGCAAATGATGGTTGTGCTATTTTCTGGAAGGAGAAAGAGTAAGCTTGTATATCATCAAATTCCTTGTTGTTTAAATTATAGTGACCTGCTATCTTGTGAAACTTTTCTAAAATTTGACTTAATGTAATGTTATTTTAATCTGAATAGAAGATTCTAGTAGGATGATTGATGAACATGATGATATGTTGAATCTGCAACTCACATATGCAAAGCTATGAAACCGGTCTGATTCCTTCAGTAGTTTGACTCATGGATCATCTAAGAAGTCAAGTTATTAAAGTATTTGTCACAAATGTCAAGATGGGGTATTTTAGTAACCAAAAATATTTAGCAATCCACTTATAGTTTCTTTATTTAACTTATACCTTTTAGACATTTCACAAAAGCTTCAAggtattaaatttaattttgggaATATGACCATAAGCCTAGTCtatttcctctctctctctctctctctctctctctctctacaaGACTTGTTTTCTAATCATTTTCTTAGTTAGTTGTTTTTCTTCCAAGAAACTATGCATTAAAATTTACATGACCATAGTGTGTACTCCATGTATTGATAAATGTAAAAATATCTGATCTTTTTGCTCACAATTTGAGTATATTTCCTAGCAGATAGAACCTCTCTCTTCAGATTCATTTACATCATACTGAAGTTGTTTATCTTGTATACTCTTTAGGTTTACTCTCTTGTATCAAGAAGACATAGAATTTCAAAAATTTGGCCTTCGGAACAATGTTGCACAACTTTGCCTATTGAAGGTACAGTTGATTCGATGCTTTTAAGTGACAACAGTTTGACAGGCATATATTATCACATTTGTTGATTCTTGGAGCTTGGTGGGTCATACTTATTCGTCGGAGATGATGTGCTTTTGGATATGTGCCATCTATCCAACACTTAATCTTTGGACAAAACATCAAGTTATGCTCTACTGCTGTGTTTAGAAACAACCCTATTGTGAAGTTGTCATCTAATATTGAGTGTTAGTACAGAATAATTGATAATGAGAAACATTTTTTTTGTACTTATGTTATTTAACTTTGTCAGTTTGGCCATGTAATTTAGCATTGtctaattttctatttctatgagTATTTGAAATGCTTTACTTAGCTCACAGCATTGTCTCCTGATAGGAAAATCCTGGATGATTTCTAATTAGATAATATatcatttcttttccttttttcttccCTCTTCATAGGTTTCTAACAACCATTCAAATCATCCGGTGGATAAAAATACGAGTTCTGGAACAGAGTAAGTTTGCCAAATCTTGTTGAAATGGTAGTTTATCTTTTGTTCAATGTTATGCACTTTGATTATTTTTGGCTTTAGGGTTATCCATATGGAGTTAAGTAATTGTGAATACATTAACTTTCATGATTACTTGTTTGATATCATACAAGTATTTACACATTTCTGATTAGATGGAATTTTAATCTTGTCTATTTAACTTTAATTGAAAACTGATGTAGATGCAAATTTGCTACGCCAGTGTCTTCTCGGACTTTAGTTGTTGGCAACATACATGTCCTCTTCAATCCAAATCGCGGAGATATCAAGTTGGGGCAGGTATTGATTCCAGTATCTATACAATGTATATAATgtgttttatttcttattctattAGACATGCAAATCAGTGACTTTTTTGGAAGGTATGATTTAATTGAAAAACTAATACACCTTTCATGTTGTAGTTTAACTTAAGCTCAGTTATGCAGCATAATGAAATGCCAGCAACACCGCATGAAGTTTGAGCAATATCTCGTTTACTAGCATATATTCATAGTATGGTTCTCCaaatctatctatatatatatatctaaaagGATAATCCACCACATGGATTCTCATATTATTGGCAATTATGCTTTTAGACAGCATTTTTAATGGCTAATAACATGATGTCATTTGTATTTTTTAATCTACCTATGCATTCATAAGCGGACCAAAATATGCCAAATGTCATTGTCATGAAGAAGATAAACCTCTCAATGTAGTATCATAATGATCATTAATaatgtcccctcggatgggtctagtgcctagcgcatgaggtgttgccacaatgaggttgGGGTTCAAATCTtgacaaagccgaggtaaatacctcccttatgtactagtcactattccaaaagctagtagccgcccgtgatttacctcctccgtgttggccctgggacgagtTGGCAGGGgcagggcgagcgtattcgccttttgccacaataatGATCATTAATAATGACCCCACGGGTCATTCGAGATGATAAGTGGTGGCatgcttgccacatgaggtcgcggggtcgaaTCGCAGGGCTGTCGGGGCGTAAATCCTCGgaccctgtgcaactcaccccaccaccACTTGCCCTCTTGGttgtcgtgatttacctccctcatgaTGGCCTGGGGTCGGGTGCGACGgggacgctgggggcgagcgattgCCACATAATGATCATTAATATTGCCCCCTGGGGACGGTGGGGTGTTACTACATGAGGTCTAggagtcgaaactcggcgtgtccGAGCATGCCTTCTCTCATGTCTTGGCcacctgcactaatggctagtagtcatccatgatttaccttctccgtattggcctagggacgggttggcgggagcagcgagcgaatcgccttttgccatatAATGACCATTAATAACATATTAATTAATAGATATGCTATTTAACTCATCAATATTATTACTTTTTAAACAACTCTAAAGCTCAAATATCTAGATTTATACTTAAAAGGAATGCCCAAAGAGTTGTTTATCTATTTTGTTGCCACAGGATTTTTAGCTTCTTTATTAATAACGGATTCTATTTAGCCAAGTTTATGAATGTAATGTTAAGTTGGAATTATTTTATTCCTTCAATCATATTTAACCAAGTTTGaagtcttttggtttttcttttgtAATGATTCGTACATTAAGATTATATTTAAATCTAATTAGCCAAAGATAAGCAATTCAAGCGGTTGACGAAGAGTTTCTCTCCTTCCCTTGTGAACTAGAATCAAACTGTGATCAGAGGAAGGCTAGATCAATCAAGTTTTTCATAGTCATCTCAATTCGATCAAATTTTAACTTGATTCCATCCACTTCCATTATAAATTTGACCAAATTATTTTATTCACCAATTTCTAATGTAATCTAACTAATTTCTTGCTCACGTTTTTGAAACTCTATTTCTTTTTTCCCCTAAATTTCTCAATTTCTATGAGGAGACAATTATTTGTTAGTTAAGGTGTAAATTTGTATACGATTATGAGTATCAATTGGACAAAAGAGTGCCTTACTCATGTGAGGTTGGTCGTGGACTTGAATTTATGTCAAAGAGCTATAGTCTTTTGAATTTTGAAAGCTAGCTAGTTAATTGACAATTTGCCTATGAAAATCCTAGGTAGAGGGTTCTCTTCTAAAGAACCTCTCTGGTCAAACCTATTATAAAATTGTctcatatcatcatctatacttaaataaattttattttattttattattgctaaccaaatcttttttACTTTCTCTTGTTTGATgtgcgtgtttgtcatagtttcacattacctaactgaagcatttattggttgtctaGGTACATggtcgtaccatcttaaacgtgttttccggagttttccctcaataggtgcaactccgactttctcttattttttattctgtccatcctcgtCAGTGTTCTAAATGGCGGTTGAGGTGGCCGCCTAGGCACCGCCTAAGCGGGAGGCGAACCTCAATCGCATCGCCTTTAGGCGGTAGTTCAGCGTTTCCGCTTTGGACTTGACATGCTTGCGATGTGTCCGGATGCATCGCCGAAGGGTCTGTCACCGTACTCGGGTGATGCTTCCAAGATCGTTGTCTGGCTTGGGTGATGTGTCTGGTCTCGAGCGACAGGTGCATACTCGTTGCCTCGACCCGTTGACAGGTCTGAACGCGACGCATCCGAAGATGCATCCGACGCTGAACCACCGAAGTCGATCGTCgaatagaatagtttttttttaacttaggatttaattaaaattttagattaataattttaatc
This region of Zingiber officinale cultivar Zhangliang chromosome 9A, Zo_v1.1, whole genome shotgun sequence genomic DNA includes:
- the LOC122019847 gene encoding carbon catabolite repressor protein 4 homolog 5-like isoform X1, which produces MRTGEGDPEPLKLPSGPVLSAEPRVLKRKHEADRHRHTAVETKRRRTRGRGEDGIRRWVFSPRDLSSSMQRFVIVSYNLLGVENASKHLDLYHSVPSHCLNWDRRKRQIHKELTLYNPNILCFQEVDKFDELASLFQTDGYAGIYKQRTGEANDGCAIFWKEKEFTLLYQEDIEFQKFGLRNNVAQLCLLKVSNNHSNHPVDKNTSSGTECKFATPVSSRTLVVGNIHVLFNPNRGDIKLGQMRVLLERANALSKKYGNAPVVISGDLNSTPKSAICQFLSSTEVLDILQYDRKKMSGQVEFSTRHVSFAVQNDRLRMWRCMTSQMKYSWSEEEICLASGRRGCTHLRNPLILSSAYQGVPGGYKTRDENGEPLATSYHSKFMGTVDYIWHSSSLVPVGVVDTLPIKILERLGGLPNKQWGSDHLSLVCEFAFVD
- the LOC122019847 gene encoding carbon catabolite repressor protein 4 homolog 5-like isoform X3, whose amino-acid sequence is MRTGEGDPEPLKLPSGPVLSAEPRVLKRKHEADRHRHTAVETKRRRTRGRGEDGIRRWVFSPRDLSSSMQRFVIVSYNLLGVENASKHLDLYHSVPSHCLNWDRRKRQIHKELTLYNPNILCFQEVDKFDELASLFQTDGYAGIYKQRTGEANDGCAIFWKEKEFTLLYQEDIEFQKFGLRNNVAQLCLLKMQICYASVFSDFSCWQHTCPLQSKSRRYQVGADASVTRESKCIVKKIRQCSCCNIWRFKQYTKECNLPVLIFNRGDILQYDRKKMSGQVEFSTRHVSFAVQNDRLRMWRCMTSQMKYSWSEEEICLASGRRGCTHLRNPLILSSAYQGVPGGYKTRDENGEPLATSYHSKFMGTVDYIWHSSSLVPVGVVDTLPIKILERLGGLPNKQWGSDHLSLVCEFAFVD
- the LOC122019847 gene encoding carbon catabolite repressor protein 4 homolog 5-like isoform X4; translated protein: MRTGEGDPEPLKLPSGPVLSAEPRVLKRKHEADRHRHTAVETKRRRTRGRGEDGIRRWVFSPRDLSSSMQRFVIVSYNLLGVENASKHLDLYHSVPSHCLNWDRRKRQIHKELTLYNPNILCFQEVDKFDELASLFQTDGYAGIYKQRTGEANDGCAIFWKEKEFTLLYQEDIEFQKFGLRNNVAQLCLLKMQICYASVFSDFSCWQHTCPLQSKSRRYQVGADASVTRESKCIVKKIRQCSCCNIWRFKQYTKECNLPVLIFNRDILQYDRKKMSGQVEFSTRHVSFAVQNDRLRMWRCMTSQMKYSWSEEEICLASGRRGCTHLRNPLILSSAYQGVPGGYKTRDENGEPLATSYHSKFMGTVDYIWHSSSLVPVGVVDTLPIKILERLGGLPNKQWGSDHLSLVCEFAFVD
- the LOC122019847 gene encoding carbon catabolite repressor protein 4 homolog 5-like isoform X2 translates to MRTGEGDPEPLKLPSGPVLSAEPRVLKRKHEADRHRHTAVETKRRRTRGRGEDGIRRWVFSPRDLSSSMQRFVIVSYNLLGVENASKHLDLYHSVPSHCLNWDRRKRQIHKELTLYNPNILCFQEVDKFDELASLFQTDGYAGIYKQRTGEANDGCAIFWKEKEFTLLYQEDIEFQKFGLRNNVAQLCLLKVSNNHSNHPVDKNTSSGTECKFATPVSSRTLVVGNIHVLFNPNRGDIKLGQMRVLLERANALSKKYGNAPVVISGDLNSTPKSAICQFLSSTELDILQYDRKKMSGQVEFSTRHVSFAVQNDRLRMWRCMTSQMKYSWSEEEICLASGRRGCTHLRNPLILSSAYQGVPGGYKTRDENGEPLATSYHSKFMGTVDYIWHSSSLVPVGVVDTLPIKILERLGGLPNKQWGSDHLSLVCEFAFVD